The Eublepharis macularius isolate TG4126 chromosome 3, MPM_Emac_v1.0, whole genome shotgun sequence genome has a window encoding:
- the LOC129325594 gene encoding uncharacterized protein LOC129325594: MISRRHGNVWEVEEVSLLLRVVRRSGHASRLMASTQSSNRGIYRFLSRVLRSRGFHRTANQCRSKFQKLKSDFISSMEALQCIPRSSRRIRVHNAMMLIWKAAGRPRCQERPHDEIICERAVKIEETSSEDDENSETVAVESSSAAESDAQAYAPLGVTTEDPAKINTAAVPQASERERTDDSGSHCLETEETVIVISSGSSHEEATDDMTAPETIMPGDVSPQPSTSASLATHSGAAVRKYAMSAEHKLHIIEETTSSDAEDEDRNAVEEGRTEDAEGTPVLSFSTGDTSAGGLRDMMPNKDQSADIGEIYRSMLGIQSLCLSRMGRYHERICRLERNNRSLHKELSSLKKKVSALERGHRSSGSELSGDDKKN, encoded by the exons ATGATTTCCCGGCGTCATGGAAATGTCTGGGAAGTGGAGGAGGTATCTCTTCTTCTGAGGGTTGTTCGGAGGAGTGGGCATGCATCTCGGTTAATGGCCAGCACGCAATCAAGCAACCGCGGCATCTATCGATTTCTTTCAAGAGTGCTACGCAGTCGCGGATTTCATCGAACGGCCAACCAGTGTCGAAGCAAATTCCAAAAACTGAAGTCCGATTTCATTTCATCAATGGAGGCACTGCAATGCATTCCTAGAAGCAGTCGTAGAATTAGGGTGCACAACGCGATGATGCTAATCTGGAAGGCGGCAGGGAGGCCTCGATGTCAAGAAAGACCTCATGATG AGATTATCTGTGAAAGAGCAGTCAAGATTGAAGAAACTTCATCTGAGGATGATGAGAATTCAGAAACTGTTGCAGTGGAATCATCAAGTGCAGCAGAATCTGATGCGCAAGCCTATGCACCTCTTGGAGTGACAACTGAAGACCCAGCAAAGATCAATACAGCAGCAGTTCCTCAAG cttcagagagagaaagaacagatgaCAGTGGATCTCATTGCCTAGAAACTGAAGAAACCGTAATCGTTATATCTTCCGGCAGTAGTCACGAAGAAGCAACTGATGACATGACTGCTCCTGAAACCATAATGCCCGGAGATGTATCTCCACAACCGAGTACCTCAG cttcTTTAGCAACACACAGTGGTGCCGCAGTGAGAAAGTATGCCATGAGCGCTGAGCACAAACTTCACATAATTGAGGAAACAACTTCTTCTGATGCTGAGGATGAGGACAGAAACGCCGTTGAGGAAGGCAGAACCGAGGATGCAGAGGGAACTCCAGTTCTCTCATTTTCCACAG GTGATACTTCAGCGGGAGGTTTGCGTGACATGAtgccaaataaagaccaatccgcTGATATTGGCGAGATCTATCGTAGTATGCTGGGAATACAATCTCTATGTCTATCAAGAA TGGGAAGATACCATGAAAGAATATGCCGATTGGAGAGAAACAATAGAAGCCTTCACAAAGAACTGAGTTCTCTAAAGAAAAAGGTTTCTGCACTTGAGCGAGGTCATCGTAGCTCAGGATCAGAGCTATCAGGAGATGACAAGAAGAATTAG